Proteins from one Bombyx mori chromosome 1, ASM3026992v2 genomic window:
- the LOC101745877 gene encoding uncharacterized protein LOC101745877 isoform X2: MPGAQSVIKPASAGEFSASDEESQLQVYLEQQLEEDVASDIYTECDIQEQEKEIISYLSKQVTKLESLADCVNKTKIDLEEVAAFEIPDCSISSYPEKAISEITGSSPSTELTKEYYALVPIADNLLEKELDEQDALSNAFISIKKTQIEDKIENKASQPVKPTSLSLSSHISKSDKHSASCDITCPVTDNGLKFEKNHTHNPITRTSQETKSNQYFINSDHHCKHSIFYESTSEKIYDIAYSPDSLIADDPSSSSDYLSATFTCSPVASCTGCHTHLNVYDSNPKMDNIITISDSGMENTGMLESLSSHKDVTLTDISLTESTLHDSVADEASNSNDSAHSPLLERRDFLKLQCRNAPQSASSSGISTDKESYQTTKPSQFKELISGRSSKEEKQRQNEEIVILESSSLSSETGSWESVFPPKVSEKKQTGNCSKTEHELLSEDANTENPINKFSTDITTGTQYSGLAQKSVKTTSCFIDAASLVEEESDAPPPVCTKSHNLTFDTTVPQSRPVPCSTNKIDMSPNDWSESNDNDDSLEQTEQKDLDSIQKDLSPTIFEMTPITEDSLCTKAFVEPTQVEETVDDKQSNLDSISKETICLQETFMTSTPNNSIMSVKDSGFHGYSEDEAQCSSINKDYDVTKKIKAHKFFEYSPIVSGGASVEDFPPQMPGSKTGSPSTKRKIENIPIVSGGYIPERTEEVNQVTRSKVKLSSSSAWVVDMSGGAKLNSETSNVSQTSKRPNEKTCENLKVALNSNLENCNKSRSSVDSDSSEKSSHKFYIDLASLPDPLPCKKSEDTDSLNEKKNIFTMYIDIGENGKLKEMPPRLSLNTKKNASTSSNGKCEVQTKSVVSEESDKHKPLSNLSTFEKLESLCNDPNISILEIIKIPEKKSSDISEVNDLPSIEIVKEDNSKIETSSLRSITATIQEEVVCGDEINDSSDLFVKLSDLDKPVTRMDIDIPVTKKTLSASVSEDKARDSRMTRSIPDNNWTNQTLSVNSRSIDIISSFHSENALSLNRLFPHLKNEFSRSVPVSLSSRTRSPLRLGTPSSTLEALDQTSDTSEVSSVQSSMCRSVVENSTTEESCQTSSLIGSCQSRLGQDLLRMFLEEIAPDVVVEVSGKRIKAHKCILSSRCQFFAGILSGGWVESAGNVIALPSFSYNVVHFAMCHIYSGLSAIPDTISILELATLADMLGLEGLKEAIMFTLKTKYCHHFHRPCPVCVAGVLECFPLSSAYGLDDLYRKCLRWITKYFIKVWPTKAFATLPSELIEKCYQQHVVNLSTDNLVDTVYGCSAIVTSLQNIRWAETVARLCRRLVNAAAHFAAPRLVAVLQDIANMAPDAPPPAKQALMDCIAAAIEWAPPDEGCRAYALLSDLVRDIKLHSSSSNNLLHSHAANWRMQCEGALVRAAPRVVGTQAFQDLPTDLRRRLRELGCIMYGTQAIPVTTSPYHERKSRSTYHNKASKTHNTKTSRSLDIDHVRASFVPYAPKPATHISSVDILKNVPDLKDAKKLTTRTKPPKVRTTKAQEERAKYNMTKNIQSVNQVNGKTGHPPIRTFENTKPRYLEPRPCKENDKKTTAPNKLVPKMVSSSESSRNSSPIQVRNLRTTRMKTRQGLEVKTHAMSQDSLATSSRPRTAEPSTDSLSESQNSNKYATYTKIKHSKGSIESIKSRCHNVTQPTINTQCKIKTKIPVSLNQNYRAINTENKSVAEAQKRSPGYPATNGTSRPRMKSVEKKITGSLMNATKSSSAKIVPKVIKESHTNKCPSKSRTARNSSKEHEAPAEIPLMERSGTFLKDEPTFGDKTTNIDID, encoded by the exons ATGCCGGGCGCTCAATCGGTAATTAAGCCGGCGTCGGCGGGCGAATTTTCAGCTTCCGACGAAGAATCTCAACTTCAAGTTTACCTGGAGCAACAACTGGAGGAGGATGTAGCCAG TGACATATATACTGAATGTGATATACAAGAACaggaaaaagaaataataagcTATTTAAGCAAGCAAGTTACGAAACTAGAATCACTGGCAGATTGCGTGAATAAAACGAAAATAGACCTAGAGGAGGTTGCTGCGTTTGAAATACCCGATTGCAGTATTAGTTCGTACCCTGAAAAAGCGATATCCGAAATAACAGGCTCTAGTCCGAGTACTGAATTGACAAAAGAATACTATGCGCTAGTGCCTATAGCTgataatttattagaaaaagaaCTTGACGAACAGGACGCTCTATCGAATGCTTTTATatccataaaaaaaactcaaattgaAGATAAAATCGAAAACAAAGCTTCTCAACCAGTAAAACCTACTTCTTTATCGCTTTCTAGTCACATTTCCAAATCAGACAAACATTCCGCTTCTTGTGATATCACTTGTCCAGTGACAGATAAtggattaaaattcgaaaagaACCACACACATAATCCAATAACACGCACTAGTCAAGAAACTAAATCGAatcagtattttataaatagcgATCACCATTGCAAGCATTCAATTTTTTATGAGTCCACGAGTGAGAAAATATATGATATAGCGTATTCACCTGACAGTTTAATAGCTGATGATCCAAGCAGTTCATCTGATTATTTGTCTGCAACGTTTACCTGTTCTCCTGTGGCTAGCTGCACTGGCTGCCATACGCACTTAAATGTTTACGATAGCAATCCTAAAATGGATAACATTATTACAATATCAGATTCCGGAATGGAAAACACCGGTATGCTGGAGAGTTTAAGCAGCCATAAAGATGTAACTTTAACGGACATATCGTTGACTGAAAGCACGTTGCATGACTCCGTAGCTGATGAAGCCAGTAACTCTAATGATTCTGCGCACAGTCCGTTGTTAGAAAGGCGAGATTTTCTAAAACTACAGTGTCGTAATGCACCCCAGTCAGCTTCGTCCAGTGGAATTTCTACAGATAAAGAAAGCTATCAAACAACCAAACCTAGTCAGTTTAAAGAACTAATCAGCGGACGATCATCGAAAGAGGAGAAACAAAGACAGAACGAAGAAATCGTTATATTAGAGTCATCATCATTATCGTCAGAGACTGGTTCATGGGAATCTGTTTTTCCACCGAAAGTGTCTGAAAAGAAACAAACTGGTAACTGCTCTAAAACTGAACACGAACTTCTCAGTGAAGATGCAAATACGGAAaatccaataaataaatttagtacaGATATCACCACTGGTACACAATATTCAGGCTTAGCGCAGAAATCTGTAAAGACAACATCATGTTTCATAGACGCTGCGAGTTTAGTTGAAGAAGAAAGTGATGCACCTCCCCCTGTATGTACTAAATCTCACAACCTGACATTCGACACGACGGTGCCTCAGAGTCGTCCAGTTCCTTGCTCCACTAACAAAATAGATATGAGCCCTAATGATTGGTCTGAAAGTAACGATAACGATGATTCCTTAGAACAAACTGAACAAAAGGATCTTGATTCAATCCAGAAAGATTTGTCTCCGACCATTTTCGAAATGACTCCTATAACCGAAGATTCTTTATGTACTAAAGCCTTTGTAGAACCAACACAAGTCGAAGAAACAGTTGATGATAAACAAAGTAATTTAGATTCTATTAGTAAGGAAACTATTTGTCTGCAAGAGACCTTTATGACTTCGACGCCTAATAATTCTATTATGTCCGTAAAAGATTCTGGATTCCATGGGTACAGTGAAGATGAAGCTCAATGCAGTTCTATTAATAAAGATTACGACGTtacgaaaaaaattaaagcCCATAAATTTTTCGAATACTCACCTATAGTCTCGGGTGGCGCGTCCGTAGAAGATTTCCCTCCACAAATGCCTGGAAGTAAAACAGGTAGTCCATCAACAAAAcgcaaaatagaaaatataccAATTGTATCAGGTGGTTACATCCCAGAAAGAACAGAGGAAGTAAATCAAGTTACAAGAAGTAAAGTAAAACTATCGTCTTCGTCAGCTTGGGTGGTCGATATGTCCGGTGGAGCGAAATTAAATAGTGAAACATCTAACGTTTCTCAAACATCGAAGAGACCTAATGAAAAAACTTGTGAAAATTTGAAGGTCGCCTTAAATAGTAATCTCGAGAATTGCAATAAAAGTCGAAGTTCAGTGGATTCGGACAGTAGTGAAAAATCCagtcataaattttatatagatTTGGCAAGTTTGCCTGATCCTTTGCCATGTAAAAAAAGCGAAGACACTGATAGTCTaaacgagaaaaaaaatattttcacaatgTACATAGATATAGGTGAAAATGGAAAACTAAAAGAGATGCCTCCTAGGCTATCTTTGAATACAAAGAAGAACGCCAGTACATCGTCTAATGGAAAATGTGAAGTACAAACTAAATCTGTTGTATCGGAAGAAAGTGACAAACATAAACCATTGTCAAACTTATCGACCTTCGAAAAGTTAGAGTCGCTTTGTAACGACCCAAACATCAGCATACTAGAAATAATAAAGATTCCAGAGAAGAAATCTTCCGATATTTCTGAAGTCAATGATCTTCCATCGATTGAAATagttaaagaagataattcaaaaatagaaaCGTCCTCATTACGTTCTATAACGGCTACAATTCAAGAGGAGGTCGTTTGTGGAGACGAAATAAATGATTCATCAGATCTGTTCGTCAAACTATCTGATTTGGATAAACCGGTAACAAGAATGGACATTGATATACCAGTTACGAAGAAAACACTATCTGCTTCTGTAAGTGAAGATAAGGCGAGAGATTCTCGAATGACCAGATCGATTCCCGATAACAATTGGACCAATCAAACACTGTCGGTTAATTCAAGATCTATTGACATAATTAGTTCCTTTCATTCCGAAAACGCTTTAAGTCTGAACCGATTGTTTCCTCATTTGAAGAACGAATTCAGTAGAAGCGTGCCCGTTTCACTGTCGAGTCGGACGCGGTCTCCTTTGCGGCTAGGGACTCCATCGAGCACCTTGGAGGCTCTCGATCAAACATCCGACACGTCCGAAGTCAGTAGCGTACAGAGTAGTATGTGCCGTTCAGTCGTCG agAACAGTACGACGGAGGAAAGCTGTCAAACTTCCAGTTTAATAGGTAGCTGCCAGTCTCGGCTCGGTCAGGACTTGTTACGGATGTTTCTAGAAGAGATAGCGCCTGATGTGGTAGTTGAGGTGTCCGGGAAAAGAATCAAAGCACACAAATGTATTTTATCATCCAG atGTCAATTCTTTGCCGGAATACTTAGTGGTGGATGGGTTGAGAGCGCTGGAAACGTCATAGCATTGCCATC CTTCTCATACAATGTGGTACATTTCGCTATGTGTCACATATACTCGGGCTTGTCGGCTATACCAGACACGATAAGCATCCTTGAACTAGCCACCCTTGCGGACATGCTGGGCCTAGAAGGACTCAAAGAAGCTATAATGTTTACTCTGAAAACTAAATACTGTCATCATTTCCACAGG CCGTGTCCAGTGTGCGTTGCCGGAGTTCTAGAATGTTTTCCACTATCATCGGCCTATGGACTCGACGATCTGTATCGCAAGTGCTTGAGGTGGATTACGAAGTACTTTATCAAGGTCTGGCCGACGAAGGCCTTTGCTACGTTACCATCGGAATTGATCGAGAAATGCTATCAACAGCACGTTGTAAATTTGAGCACAGATAATCTCGTTGACACGGTTTATGGTTGCAGCGCGATAG TGACTTCCTTGCAAAACATAAGGTGGGCGGAGACGGTGGCTCGTTTGTGTCGTCGATTAGTGAACGCGGCTGCTCATTTCGCCGCTCCTAGACTAGTTGCGGTGCTCCAAGACATCGCCAATATGGCTCCGGACGCTCCGCCGCCCGCGAAGCAAGCTCTGATGGACTGCATCGCTGCTGCTATAGAATGGGCGCCGCCGGACGAGGGATGCCGCGCCTATGCTCTCCTGTCTGATTTGGTCCGAGACATCAAACTGCACAGCTCGAGCTCGAACAATCTCCTTCACAGCCACGCGGCCAATTGGCGTATGCAATGTGAAGGCGCATTAGTGCGAGCCGCTCCACGCGTCGTCGGTACTCAAGCCTTCCAAGACCTGCCCACGGACCTGCGCAGGAGATTACGCGAACTCGGTTGTATTATGTACGGAACGCAGGCCATACCCGTGACGACTTCACCGTACCACGAACGCAAGAGTCGGAGTACGTATCACAACAAGGCCAGTAAGACGCATAACACGAAGACGAGTCGCAGTTTAGACATTGATCACGTCCGAGCATCGTTCGTACCGTACGCTCCAAAACCGGCGACGCATATCAGTTCCGTCGATATACTGAAGAACGTTCCCGATTTGAAAGATGCGAAGAAATTAACTACCCGCACTAAACCGCCGAAGGTGAGGACCACGAAGGCACAAGAGGAACGAGCCAAATACAATATGACGAAAAATATTCAATCGGTGAACCAGGTGAACGGTAAGACCGGACATCCGCCGATACGGACGTTCGAAAACACGAAACCGAGATACCTAGAGCCGCGCCCGTGTAaagaaaacgataaaaaaaCGACAGCGCCGAACAAACTGGTCCCTAAAATGGTATCGTCCAGCGAATCGTCCCGGAACTCTAGTCCGATCCAAGTCAGGAACCTACGCACAACTCGAATGAAGACCCGACAGGGGCTCGAAGTTAAAACGCACGCGATGTCGCAGGACAGCTTGGCGACCTCGTCACGACCGCGCACCGCCGAACCATCCACAGACTCCCTGAGCGAGTCGCAAAATAGCAACAAATACGCCACCTACACCAAGATTAAGCACTCCAAGGGATCTATTGAAT CTATCAAATCAAGATGTCATAATGTTACGCAACCTACTATTAACACGCAATGCAAGATAAAAACGAAAATCCCCGTTTCGCTGAATCAAAACTACAGGGCGATTAACACTGAAAACAAGAGCGTTGCTGAGGCGCAAAAGCGCAGCCCTGGTTATCCCGCCACAAATGGAACGTCTCGACCACGCATGAAATCTGTCGAGAAAAAAATTACGGGCTCTCTAATGAACGCCACTAAATCCAGCTCGGCGAAAATAGTGCCCAAGGTCATAAAAGAGTCGCACACCAACAAATGTCCGAGCAAAAGTAGAACGGCTCGTAACTCGAGTAAAGAGCACGAAGCACCCGCTGAAATTCCTTTGATGGAACGTTCTGGGACCTTTTTAAAGGACGAACCCACCTTTGGAGATAAAACGACTAACATAGATATAGACTAG
- the LOC101745877 gene encoding uncharacterized protein LOC101745877 isoform X1: MPGAQSVIKPASAGEFSASDEESQLQVYLEQQLEEDVARIFDESIYSDIELVCGKLKILTHSCILETRTRKFYHELKNILHVNFGRDSYDEIYSFISDIYTECDIQEQEKEIISYLSKQVTKLESLADCVNKTKIDLEEVAAFEIPDCSISSYPEKAISEITGSSPSTELTKEYYALVPIADNLLEKELDEQDALSNAFISIKKTQIEDKIENKASQPVKPTSLSLSSHISKSDKHSASCDITCPVTDNGLKFEKNHTHNPITRTSQETKSNQYFINSDHHCKHSIFYESTSEKIYDIAYSPDSLIADDPSSSSDYLSATFTCSPVASCTGCHTHLNVYDSNPKMDNIITISDSGMENTGMLESLSSHKDVTLTDISLTESTLHDSVADEASNSNDSAHSPLLERRDFLKLQCRNAPQSASSSGISTDKESYQTTKPSQFKELISGRSSKEEKQRQNEEIVILESSSLSSETGSWESVFPPKVSEKKQTGNCSKTEHELLSEDANTENPINKFSTDITTGTQYSGLAQKSVKTTSCFIDAASLVEEESDAPPPVCTKSHNLTFDTTVPQSRPVPCSTNKIDMSPNDWSESNDNDDSLEQTEQKDLDSIQKDLSPTIFEMTPITEDSLCTKAFVEPTQVEETVDDKQSNLDSISKETICLQETFMTSTPNNSIMSVKDSGFHGYSEDEAQCSSINKDYDVTKKIKAHKFFEYSPIVSGGASVEDFPPQMPGSKTGSPSTKRKIENIPIVSGGYIPERTEEVNQVTRSKVKLSSSSAWVVDMSGGAKLNSETSNVSQTSKRPNEKTCENLKVALNSNLENCNKSRSSVDSDSSEKSSHKFYIDLASLPDPLPCKKSEDTDSLNEKKNIFTMYIDIGENGKLKEMPPRLSLNTKKNASTSSNGKCEVQTKSVVSEESDKHKPLSNLSTFEKLESLCNDPNISILEIIKIPEKKSSDISEVNDLPSIEIVKEDNSKIETSSLRSITATIQEEVVCGDEINDSSDLFVKLSDLDKPVTRMDIDIPVTKKTLSASVSEDKARDSRMTRSIPDNNWTNQTLSVNSRSIDIISSFHSENALSLNRLFPHLKNEFSRSVPVSLSSRTRSPLRLGTPSSTLEALDQTSDTSEVSSVQSSMCRSVVENSTTEESCQTSSLIGSCQSRLGQDLLRMFLEEIAPDVVVEVSGKRIKAHKCILSSRCQFFAGILSGGWVESAGNVIALPSFSYNVVHFAMCHIYSGLSAIPDTISILELATLADMLGLEGLKEAIMFTLKTKYCHHFHRPCPVCVAGVLECFPLSSAYGLDDLYRKCLRWITKYFIKVWPTKAFATLPSELIEKCYQQHVVNLSTDNLVDTVYGCSAIVTSLQNIRWAETVARLCRRLVNAAAHFAAPRLVAVLQDIANMAPDAPPPAKQALMDCIAAAIEWAPPDEGCRAYALLSDLVRDIKLHSSSSNNLLHSHAANWRMQCEGALVRAAPRVVGTQAFQDLPTDLRRRLRELGCIMYGTQAIPVTTSPYHERKSRSTYHNKASKTHNTKTSRSLDIDHVRASFVPYAPKPATHISSVDILKNVPDLKDAKKLTTRTKPPKVRTTKAQEERAKYNMTKNIQSVNQVNGKTGHPPIRTFENTKPRYLEPRPCKENDKKTTAPNKLVPKMVSSSESSRNSSPIQVRNLRTTRMKTRQGLEVKTHAMSQDSLATSSRPRTAEPSTDSLSESQNSNKYATYTKIKHSKGSIESIKSRCHNVTQPTINTQCKIKTKIPVSLNQNYRAINTENKSVAEAQKRSPGYPATNGTSRPRMKSVEKKITGSLMNATKSSSAKIVPKVIKESHTNKCPSKSRTARNSSKEHEAPAEIPLMERSGTFLKDEPTFGDKTTNIDID, encoded by the exons ATGCCGGGCGCTCAATCGGTAATTAAGCCGGCGTCGGCGGGCGAATTTTCAGCTTCCGACGAAGAATCTCAACTTCAAGTTTACCTGGAGCAACAACTGGAGGAGGATGTAGCCAG AATATTTGATGAGTCTATATATTCTGATATTGAGCTGGTGTgtggaaaattaaaaatactaacacaTTCTTGCATTCTTGAGACTCGCACACGTAAATTTTATCACGAACTTAAAAACATATTGCATGTGAATTTCGGACGCGATTCATATGACGAAATATATTCATTCATAAG TGACATATATACTGAATGTGATATACAAGAACaggaaaaagaaataataagcTATTTAAGCAAGCAAGTTACGAAACTAGAATCACTGGCAGATTGCGTGAATAAAACGAAAATAGACCTAGAGGAGGTTGCTGCGTTTGAAATACCCGATTGCAGTATTAGTTCGTACCCTGAAAAAGCGATATCCGAAATAACAGGCTCTAGTCCGAGTACTGAATTGACAAAAGAATACTATGCGCTAGTGCCTATAGCTgataatttattagaaaaagaaCTTGACGAACAGGACGCTCTATCGAATGCTTTTATatccataaaaaaaactcaaattgaAGATAAAATCGAAAACAAAGCTTCTCAACCAGTAAAACCTACTTCTTTATCGCTTTCTAGTCACATTTCCAAATCAGACAAACATTCCGCTTCTTGTGATATCACTTGTCCAGTGACAGATAAtggattaaaattcgaaaagaACCACACACATAATCCAATAACACGCACTAGTCAAGAAACTAAATCGAatcagtattttataaatagcgATCACCATTGCAAGCATTCAATTTTTTATGAGTCCACGAGTGAGAAAATATATGATATAGCGTATTCACCTGACAGTTTAATAGCTGATGATCCAAGCAGTTCATCTGATTATTTGTCTGCAACGTTTACCTGTTCTCCTGTGGCTAGCTGCACTGGCTGCCATACGCACTTAAATGTTTACGATAGCAATCCTAAAATGGATAACATTATTACAATATCAGATTCCGGAATGGAAAACACCGGTATGCTGGAGAGTTTAAGCAGCCATAAAGATGTAACTTTAACGGACATATCGTTGACTGAAAGCACGTTGCATGACTCCGTAGCTGATGAAGCCAGTAACTCTAATGATTCTGCGCACAGTCCGTTGTTAGAAAGGCGAGATTTTCTAAAACTACAGTGTCGTAATGCACCCCAGTCAGCTTCGTCCAGTGGAATTTCTACAGATAAAGAAAGCTATCAAACAACCAAACCTAGTCAGTTTAAAGAACTAATCAGCGGACGATCATCGAAAGAGGAGAAACAAAGACAGAACGAAGAAATCGTTATATTAGAGTCATCATCATTATCGTCAGAGACTGGTTCATGGGAATCTGTTTTTCCACCGAAAGTGTCTGAAAAGAAACAAACTGGTAACTGCTCTAAAACTGAACACGAACTTCTCAGTGAAGATGCAAATACGGAAaatccaataaataaatttagtacaGATATCACCACTGGTACACAATATTCAGGCTTAGCGCAGAAATCTGTAAAGACAACATCATGTTTCATAGACGCTGCGAGTTTAGTTGAAGAAGAAAGTGATGCACCTCCCCCTGTATGTACTAAATCTCACAACCTGACATTCGACACGACGGTGCCTCAGAGTCGTCCAGTTCCTTGCTCCACTAACAAAATAGATATGAGCCCTAATGATTGGTCTGAAAGTAACGATAACGATGATTCCTTAGAACAAACTGAACAAAAGGATCTTGATTCAATCCAGAAAGATTTGTCTCCGACCATTTTCGAAATGACTCCTATAACCGAAGATTCTTTATGTACTAAAGCCTTTGTAGAACCAACACAAGTCGAAGAAACAGTTGATGATAAACAAAGTAATTTAGATTCTATTAGTAAGGAAACTATTTGTCTGCAAGAGACCTTTATGACTTCGACGCCTAATAATTCTATTATGTCCGTAAAAGATTCTGGATTCCATGGGTACAGTGAAGATGAAGCTCAATGCAGTTCTATTAATAAAGATTACGACGTtacgaaaaaaattaaagcCCATAAATTTTTCGAATACTCACCTATAGTCTCGGGTGGCGCGTCCGTAGAAGATTTCCCTCCACAAATGCCTGGAAGTAAAACAGGTAGTCCATCAACAAAAcgcaaaatagaaaatataccAATTGTATCAGGTGGTTACATCCCAGAAAGAACAGAGGAAGTAAATCAAGTTACAAGAAGTAAAGTAAAACTATCGTCTTCGTCAGCTTGGGTGGTCGATATGTCCGGTGGAGCGAAATTAAATAGTGAAACATCTAACGTTTCTCAAACATCGAAGAGACCTAATGAAAAAACTTGTGAAAATTTGAAGGTCGCCTTAAATAGTAATCTCGAGAATTGCAATAAAAGTCGAAGTTCAGTGGATTCGGACAGTAGTGAAAAATCCagtcataaattttatatagatTTGGCAAGTTTGCCTGATCCTTTGCCATGTAAAAAAAGCGAAGACACTGATAGTCTaaacgagaaaaaaaatattttcacaatgTACATAGATATAGGTGAAAATGGAAAACTAAAAGAGATGCCTCCTAGGCTATCTTTGAATACAAAGAAGAACGCCAGTACATCGTCTAATGGAAAATGTGAAGTACAAACTAAATCTGTTGTATCGGAAGAAAGTGACAAACATAAACCATTGTCAAACTTATCGACCTTCGAAAAGTTAGAGTCGCTTTGTAACGACCCAAACATCAGCATACTAGAAATAATAAAGATTCCAGAGAAGAAATCTTCCGATATTTCTGAAGTCAATGATCTTCCATCGATTGAAATagttaaagaagataattcaaaaatagaaaCGTCCTCATTACGTTCTATAACGGCTACAATTCAAGAGGAGGTCGTTTGTGGAGACGAAATAAATGATTCATCAGATCTGTTCGTCAAACTATCTGATTTGGATAAACCGGTAACAAGAATGGACATTGATATACCAGTTACGAAGAAAACACTATCTGCTTCTGTAAGTGAAGATAAGGCGAGAGATTCTCGAATGACCAGATCGATTCCCGATAACAATTGGACCAATCAAACACTGTCGGTTAATTCAAGATCTATTGACATAATTAGTTCCTTTCATTCCGAAAACGCTTTAAGTCTGAACCGATTGTTTCCTCATTTGAAGAACGAATTCAGTAGAAGCGTGCCCGTTTCACTGTCGAGTCGGACGCGGTCTCCTTTGCGGCTAGGGACTCCATCGAGCACCTTGGAGGCTCTCGATCAAACATCCGACACGTCCGAAGTCAGTAGCGTACAGAGTAGTATGTGCCGTTCAGTCGTCG agAACAGTACGACGGAGGAAAGCTGTCAAACTTCCAGTTTAATAGGTAGCTGCCAGTCTCGGCTCGGTCAGGACTTGTTACGGATGTTTCTAGAAGAGATAGCGCCTGATGTGGTAGTTGAGGTGTCCGGGAAAAGAATCAAAGCACACAAATGTATTTTATCATCCAG atGTCAATTCTTTGCCGGAATACTTAGTGGTGGATGGGTTGAGAGCGCTGGAAACGTCATAGCATTGCCATC CTTCTCATACAATGTGGTACATTTCGCTATGTGTCACATATACTCGGGCTTGTCGGCTATACCAGACACGATAAGCATCCTTGAACTAGCCACCCTTGCGGACATGCTGGGCCTAGAAGGACTCAAAGAAGCTATAATGTTTACTCTGAAAACTAAATACTGTCATCATTTCCACAGG CCGTGTCCAGTGTGCGTTGCCGGAGTTCTAGAATGTTTTCCACTATCATCGGCCTATGGACTCGACGATCTGTATCGCAAGTGCTTGAGGTGGATTACGAAGTACTTTATCAAGGTCTGGCCGACGAAGGCCTTTGCTACGTTACCATCGGAATTGATCGAGAAATGCTATCAACAGCACGTTGTAAATTTGAGCACAGATAATCTCGTTGACACGGTTTATGGTTGCAGCGCGATAG TGACTTCCTTGCAAAACATAAGGTGGGCGGAGACGGTGGCTCGTTTGTGTCGTCGATTAGTGAACGCGGCTGCTCATTTCGCCGCTCCTAGACTAGTTGCGGTGCTCCAAGACATCGCCAATATGGCTCCGGACGCTCCGCCGCCCGCGAAGCAAGCTCTGATGGACTGCATCGCTGCTGCTATAGAATGGGCGCCGCCGGACGAGGGATGCCGCGCCTATGCTCTCCTGTCTGATTTGGTCCGAGACATCAAACTGCACAGCTCGAGCTCGAACAATCTCCTTCACAGCCACGCGGCCAATTGGCGTATGCAATGTGAAGGCGCATTAGTGCGAGCCGCTCCACGCGTCGTCGGTACTCAAGCCTTCCAAGACCTGCCCACGGACCTGCGCAGGAGATTACGCGAACTCGGTTGTATTATGTACGGAACGCAGGCCATACCCGTGACGACTTCACCGTACCACGAACGCAAGAGTCGGAGTACGTATCACAACAAGGCCAGTAAGACGCATAACACGAAGACGAGTCGCAGTTTAGACATTGATCACGTCCGAGCATCGTTCGTACCGTACGCTCCAAAACCGGCGACGCATATCAGTTCCGTCGATATACTGAAGAACGTTCCCGATTTGAAAGATGCGAAGAAATTAACTACCCGCACTAAACCGCCGAAGGTGAGGACCACGAAGGCACAAGAGGAACGAGCCAAATACAATATGACGAAAAATATTCAATCGGTGAACCAGGTGAACGGTAAGACCGGACATCCGCCGATACGGACGTTCGAAAACACGAAACCGAGATACCTAGAGCCGCGCCCGTGTAaagaaaacgataaaaaaaCGACAGCGCCGAACAAACTGGTCCCTAAAATGGTATCGTCCAGCGAATCGTCCCGGAACTCTAGTCCGATCCAAGTCAGGAACCTACGCACAACTCGAATGAAGACCCGACAGGGGCTCGAAGTTAAAACGCACGCGATGTCGCAGGACAGCTTGGCGACCTCGTCACGACCGCGCACCGCCGAACCATCCACAGACTCCCTGAGCGAGTCGCAAAATAGCAACAAATACGCCACCTACACCAAGATTAAGCACTCCAAGGGATCTATTGAAT CTATCAAATCAAGATGTCATAATGTTACGCAACCTACTATTAACACGCAATGCAAGATAAAAACGAAAATCCCCGTTTCGCTGAATCAAAACTACAGGGCGATTAACACTGAAAACAAGAGCGTTGCTGAGGCGCAAAAGCGCAGCCCTGGTTATCCCGCCACAAATGGAACGTCTCGACCACGCATGAAATCTGTCGAGAAAAAAATTACGGGCTCTCTAATGAACGCCACTAAATCCAGCTCGGCGAAAATAGTGCCCAAGGTCATAAAAGAGTCGCACACCAACAAATGTCCGAGCAAAAGTAGAACGGCTCGTAACTCGAGTAAAGAGCACGAAGCACCCGCTGAAATTCCTTTGATGGAACGTTCTGGGACCTTTTTAAAGGACGAACCCACCTTTGGAGATAAAACGACTAACATAGATATAGACTAG